The proteins below are encoded in one region of Bifidobacterium dentium JCM 1195 = DSM 20436:
- a CDS encoding GNAT family N-acetyltransferase — MEITYTDEKKFTKEQTQRLFRSVGWVSGEYPERLYKALMGSSTVFSAWDGDRLAGLVRVLDDTEMVAYMHYVLVDPEYQGHGIAGHLVGMVKDRYRDYLYIEVMPEESKNASFYQKHGFQIMEDGVAMQICNPGEKR; from the coding sequence ATGGAGATTACATATACCGATGAGAAGAAGTTCACCAAAGAGCAGACGCAGCGGCTATTCCGTTCCGTCGGCTGGGTGTCAGGGGAGTATCCGGAACGCCTGTACAAGGCGTTGATGGGCTCGTCCACCGTGTTTTCGGCTTGGGATGGTGACCGTCTTGCCGGTTTGGTGCGCGTGCTTGACGATACCGAGATGGTGGCCTACATGCACTACGTGCTTGTAGATCCGGAATATCAGGGTCACGGCATCGCCGGGCATCTGGTCGGCATGGTCAAAGACCGATACCGTGATTACCTGTATATCGAGGTCATGCCGGAGGAGAGCAAGAACGCGTCGTTCTACCAGAAGCACGGCTTCCAGATCATGGAGGACGGCGTGGCCATGCAGATCTGCAATCCCGGCGAGAAGCGGTGA
- a CDS encoding alpha/beta hydrolase → MRRTHSDIARTICIATGAAAVASAGALAICANSLFRFALDSQCKKSMFRQSPPDDPERERLMNTGEAREAGVWFQETKQPVTITSFDGLTLHGWLFDPDCISPKPHLYAICCHGYTGEPAEMATWAHRFARLGFTVLVPAQRAHEMSEGRYTGMGWLERNDLLNWIHLIIESDPEARILLHGNSMGAATVMMTVGDPRLPRNVVSAIEDSGYASVRLQFIDTSRAMFHLPKLLAAMCVDAAGLVCKYKAGYDFNDASSMEQLRHATIPVLFVHGDADTFVSPRFLDMNFNACSSLDREKLLVPGADHVMGSVVAPDVYWRKIERFVRRTFRL, encoded by the coding sequence ATGAGGCGCACCCATTCTGATATCGCCCGCACCATCTGCATTGCAACGGGAGCCGCGGCCGTGGCATCTGCGGGAGCGCTGGCCATTTGTGCAAATTCGCTGTTCAGGTTCGCTTTGGACTCGCAATGCAAGAAGTCCATGTTCCGTCAGTCCCCGCCGGACGATCCGGAACGCGAACGTCTGATGAATACCGGCGAGGCACGCGAAGCCGGCGTATGGTTTCAAGAGACCAAGCAGCCGGTCACCATCACGAGCTTCGACGGTCTTACGTTGCATGGTTGGCTGTTCGACCCGGATTGCATAAGCCCGAAACCGCATCTTTACGCGATTTGCTGCCATGGGTATACGGGTGAGCCCGCGGAGATGGCAACATGGGCGCATCGCTTTGCACGCCTCGGTTTCACGGTGCTGGTGCCGGCGCAGCGCGCGCATGAGATGAGCGAGGGGCGCTATACCGGCATGGGATGGCTGGAACGCAATGACCTGCTCAATTGGATTCATCTGATCATCGAAAGCGATCCCGAAGCCCGTATCCTGCTGCATGGCAATTCGATGGGCGCGGCAACGGTGATGATGACCGTCGGAGACCCAAGGTTGCCCCGTAATGTGGTTTCCGCCATCGAAGACAGCGGCTACGCGTCGGTGAGACTGCAATTCATCGATACGTCCCGTGCGATGTTCCATCTGCCAAAGCTGCTCGCGGCGATGTGCGTGGACGCGGCGGGACTTGTCTGCAAGTACAAGGCCGGCTACGACTTCAACGATGCCTCGAGTATGGAGCAACTCCGCCATGCGACGATTCCGGTGCTGTTCGTCCACGGAGACGCCGACACCTTCGTATCCCCACGTTTCCTCGATATGAATTTCAACGCCTGCTCAAGTCTCGACCGTGAAAAGTTGCTGGTGCCAGGCGCCGATCATGTGATGGGCTCGGTGGTGGCGCCGGACGTGTACTGGCGCAAGATCGAACGATTCGTCAGGCGAACGTTCAGATTGTAG
- a CDS encoding 50S ribosomal protein L25/general stress protein Ctc, whose product MATTITLEGAARTEFGKGAARRLRVAKLIPATVYAGGEAPVFVQLPMKETTLSLRHTNALFTIKYGEQTKMAIVKDVQRNPVKRIVEHVDFYEVKAGEKIDVEVPVFVEGTPKGAAVAFVDIQELKVRADVANLPEKIVVNVDGLTDGAKVFAKDVVLPEGVVLDVEDPEESVVTVEVPEDAAEAAPAADAAETADAE is encoded by the coding sequence ATGGCTACCACCATTACCCTCGAAGGCGCCGCTCGTACCGAGTTCGGCAAGGGCGCTGCCCGCCGTCTGCGCGTCGCCAAGCTGATTCCGGCCACCGTGTACGCCGGCGGTGAGGCTCCGGTCTTCGTGCAGCTGCCGATGAAGGAGACCACCCTGTCCCTGCGTCACACCAACGCTCTGTTCACCATCAAGTACGGCGAGCAGACCAAGATGGCCATCGTCAAGGACGTGCAGCGCAATCCGGTGAAGCGCATCGTCGAGCATGTTGATTTCTATGAGGTCAAGGCCGGCGAGAAGATCGACGTCGAGGTGCCGGTGTTCGTCGAAGGCACTCCGAAGGGTGCCGCCGTCGCGTTCGTCGACATTCAGGAGCTCAAGGTCCGCGCCGACGTCGCCAACCTGCCCGAGAAGATCGTGGTCAACGTCGATGGCCTGACCGATGGCGCCAAGGTCTTCGCCAAGGACGTCGTGCTGCCGGAAGGCGTCGTGCTTGACGTTGAGGATCCGGAAGAGTCCGTCGTCACCGTCGAGGTGCCGGAAGATGCCGCTGAGGCAGCCCCGGCCGCCGACGCCGCCGAGACCGCCGACGCCGAGTGA
- a CDS encoding branched-chain amino acid aminotransferase, with product MTEQNHHDPAELDKLTEKFTVLPNDNPASDAKRAELIDKPAFGQVFSDNMAHMTWTKGEGWGDRRIEPYTPLKMDPGASVLHYAQECFEGLKAYRHADGSTWLFRPDANAERFQNSAKRLYLPELPIDDFIGSVAALVKRDVNWVPSRREYTLYMRPFMFASEPFLGVRAPHEVDYCVIASPSGPYFPGGVKPVSIWVEDKWFRTGPGGTGFAKCGGNYAASLLGEYTGIDHGCEQVCFVDAATKTYLEELGGMNMMVVHKDGHVETPSLTGNILPGVTRRSLIQLIQDNGHDVVETMIALDQLLEDIKSGEVTEVFACGTAAIITPIGRFKSEKFDVTVADGGSGEFTVALRNQLLGIQLGEIEDPHNWMWKVC from the coding sequence ATGACTGAACAGAATCATCACGATCCGGCGGAGCTTGACAAGCTCACCGAGAAGTTCACCGTGCTCCCTAACGACAACCCGGCATCCGACGCCAAGCGCGCCGAGCTCATCGACAAGCCGGCCTTCGGTCAGGTGTTCTCCGATAATATGGCCCACATGACCTGGACCAAGGGCGAAGGCTGGGGCGATCGCCGCATCGAACCGTATACGCCGCTGAAGATGGATCCGGGCGCATCCGTGTTGCATTACGCTCAGGAATGCTTCGAAGGTCTCAAGGCCTACCGTCACGCCGACGGCTCCACTTGGCTGTTCCGCCCGGATGCGAATGCCGAACGATTCCAGAATTCCGCCAAGCGTCTGTACCTTCCGGAACTGCCGATTGACGATTTCATCGGTTCCGTGGCTGCTCTCGTCAAGCGTGATGTGAACTGGGTGCCGTCCCGTCGTGAGTACACCCTGTACATGCGTCCGTTCATGTTCGCCTCCGAGCCGTTCCTTGGCGTGCGGGCACCGCATGAAGTGGACTATTGCGTGATTGCTTCCCCGTCTGGTCCGTACTTCCCGGGCGGTGTGAAGCCGGTCAGCATCTGGGTTGAAGACAAGTGGTTCCGTACCGGCCCTGGTGGCACCGGCTTCGCCAAGTGCGGTGGCAACTATGCGGCTTCCCTGCTCGGTGAATACACCGGCATTGACCACGGTTGCGAACAGGTCTGCTTCGTGGACGCCGCCACCAAGACCTACCTCGAGGAGCTTGGCGGCATGAACATGATGGTCGTGCACAAGGATGGCCACGTGGAGACTCCGTCCCTGACCGGCAACATCCTGCCGGGCGTGACCCGCCGCTCCCTGATTCAGCTCATCCAGGACAATGGCCACGACGTGGTCGAAACCATGATCGCCTTGGATCAGCTGCTCGAAGACATCAAGTCCGGCGAGGTCACCGAGGTGTTCGCCTGCGGTACCGCAGCCATCATCACCCCGATTGGCCGTTTCAAGTCCGAGAAGTTCGACGTGACCGTCGCGGATGGCGGCTCCGGCGAATTCACCGTCGCCCTGCGCAACCAGCTGCTCGGCATTCAGCTCGGCGAGATCGAGGATCCGCACAACTGGATGTGGAAGGTCTGCTGA
- a CDS encoding trimeric intracellular cation channel family protein, which yields MEVALESNGFFMGIEYLATFCCGMVGGLAAVRKGYDVFAILVTTWLTALGGGIIRDVLLGALPPAGVSDKGLVITALLAAVTVAVAHPEINKLRWSMLSLDALALGLYAVNGTSKAMMYHMSGTTAIFLGMFTALGGGLIRDMLINEVPMVIRDKHWYAVPSAVGCILTVLVCKGVNAGIIAFPAEVVLDVLIVVLMVGMRLASVIFDIQLPGALARHNTYLPGESKYLKRPVIHPDKDDDGKDDRHE from the coding sequence ATGGAAGTGGCCCTGGAAAGCAACGGGTTTTTCATGGGCATCGAATACCTGGCGACGTTCTGCTGCGGTATGGTCGGCGGACTTGCCGCCGTGCGCAAGGGATATGATGTCTTTGCGATTCTCGTGACTACATGGCTCACCGCATTGGGAGGCGGCATCATTCGTGATGTGCTGCTCGGTGCGCTCCCTCCCGCAGGCGTCTCCGACAAGGGGCTGGTAATCACCGCGCTGCTGGCGGCCGTCACCGTGGCCGTCGCACATCCGGAAATCAACAAACTCAGATGGTCCATGCTGTCGTTGGATGCGCTGGCGCTGGGATTGTACGCCGTTAACGGTACCAGTAAGGCCATGATGTACCACATGTCCGGCACCACGGCGATTTTTCTGGGCATGTTTACCGCATTGGGCGGCGGACTGATCAGGGACATGCTCATCAATGAAGTTCCCATGGTGATTCGTGACAAACATTGGTATGCGGTGCCATCCGCCGTCGGATGCATACTCACCGTGTTGGTGTGCAAGGGTGTGAATGCCGGCATCATCGCTTTCCCGGCGGAGGTCGTGCTTGATGTGCTCATCGTCGTACTCATGGTCGGTATGCGATTGGCGTCGGTGATCTTCGATATTCAGTTGCCTGGCGCTCTTGCACGGCACAATACGTATCTACCGGGTGAATCAAAGTATCTGAAACGCCCTGTCATCCATCCAGACAAAGATGATGACGGCAAAGACGACAGGCATGAATAG
- the rpsT gene encoding 30S ribosomal protein S20 yields the protein MANIKSQKKRVLTNEKAHKRNVAVKSGLKTAVRATREAIAAGDKAAAEAAYKVAAQKLDKAAGAGVIHKNQAANRKSGLAVAINAL from the coding sequence GTGGCAAACATTAAGTCGCAGAAGAAGCGCGTTCTCACCAACGAGAAGGCCCACAAGCGTAACGTGGCAGTGAAGTCCGGCCTGAAGACCGCCGTTCGCGCCACCCGCGAAGCCATCGCCGCCGGCGATAAGGCCGCCGCCGAGGCCGCCTACAAGGTCGCGGCCCAGAAGCTCGACAAGGCTGCTGGCGCCGGCGTGATCCACAAGAACCAGGCTGCCAACCGCAAGTCCGGTCTCGCCGTGGCCATCAACGCTCTCTGA
- the lepA gene encoding translation elongation factor 4, which yields MGQQHNQPGFTDQSLIRNFCIIAHIDHGKSTVADRILQLSGIVPEREMRDRFLDRMDIEQERGITIKSQAVRVPWTFDGTEYTLGMIDTPGHVDFTYEVSRALAACEGAVLLVDATQGIEAQTLSNLYMAIDHDLAIIPVLNKIDLPSAEPDKHAEEIAGLIGCDSSDVLRVSGKTGEGVAELLDRIVTDIPAPKGEPDAPARALIFDSVYDSYRGIVTYIRMVDGELRSREKLHMMGIGMTHDPIEIGVISPDMMPTKALGAGEVGYVITGAKDVSQSKVGDTITSAANPATEPLEGYRDPQPMVYAGLFPIDNAQFPELREALDKLKLNDAALIYEPETSVALGFGFRCGFLGLLHMEIVTERLSREFNLDLISTAPNVPYEVTAEDGSVHRVTNPSEFPDGKIKRIVEPMVAADIITPKDFIGAVMDLCQDHRGQMGTMEYISSDRVEMHYRIPLAEIVFDFFDQLKSRTKGYASLDYHEDGEQAADLVKVDILIQGEKVDAFSAIVHRDKAYSYGVMMTKKLRELIPRQQFEIPIQAAIGSRIIARENIRALRKDVLAKCYGGDISRKRKLLEKQKAGKKRMKMLGHVEVPQEAFIAALSTGDAGNDRDTKDKIRAAQKTEG from the coding sequence GTGGGCCAGCAGCATAATCAGCCCGGTTTCACCGATCAGTCGTTGATCCGCAATTTCTGCATCATCGCGCATATCGATCACGGCAAATCGACGGTGGCGGACCGCATTCTGCAGCTCAGCGGCATCGTACCGGAACGAGAGATGCGTGACCGCTTCCTCGATCGCATGGATATCGAGCAGGAGCGTGGCATCACCATCAAATCGCAGGCCGTGCGCGTGCCGTGGACCTTTGATGGCACCGAATACACACTTGGCATGATCGATACTCCGGGCCACGTCGATTTCACCTACGAAGTCTCCCGTGCGCTGGCCGCATGCGAAGGTGCCGTGCTGCTCGTCGACGCCACGCAGGGCATCGAAGCGCAGACGCTGTCCAATCTGTACATGGCCATCGACCATGATCTGGCCATCATCCCGGTGCTGAACAAAATCGACCTGCCGAGCGCCGAACCCGACAAACACGCCGAGGAGATCGCCGGCCTGATCGGCTGCGATTCGTCTGACGTGCTACGCGTCTCCGGCAAGACCGGCGAAGGCGTGGCCGAACTGCTTGATCGCATCGTCACCGATATACCGGCTCCGAAAGGTGAGCCGGATGCTCCCGCCCGCGCGTTGATCTTCGATTCGGTCTATGACTCCTACCGAGGCATCGTCACCTATATCCGTATGGTCGACGGCGAACTGCGTTCCCGTGAGAAACTGCACATGATGGGTATCGGCATGACCCATGATCCGATAGAAATCGGCGTGATCAGCCCCGACATGATGCCGACCAAGGCACTTGGAGCCGGTGAGGTCGGTTACGTGATCACCGGAGCCAAGGACGTCAGCCAATCCAAGGTCGGTGACACCATCACCTCCGCCGCGAATCCGGCCACTGAGCCGCTGGAAGGCTATCGCGACCCGCAACCGATGGTCTATGCCGGCCTGTTCCCGATCGATAACGCCCAATTCCCGGAATTACGTGAGGCGCTCGACAAGCTCAAACTCAACGACGCGGCCCTCATCTACGAGCCGGAGACTTCCGTGGCCTTGGGCTTCGGCTTCCGGTGCGGCTTCCTCGGCCTGCTCCACATGGAGATCGTGACCGAACGGTTGAGCCGCGAATTCAATCTCGATCTGATTTCCACCGCCCCAAACGTGCCGTATGAGGTCACCGCCGAGGACGGTAGCGTGCATCGCGTGACCAATCCGAGTGAATTCCCCGACGGCAAGATCAAGAGGATCGTCGAGCCGATGGTCGCCGCCGATATCATCACACCGAAGGACTTCATCGGTGCCGTGATGGATCTGTGTCAGGATCACCGTGGACAGATGGGCACCATGGAATACATTTCCTCTGACCGTGTGGAGATGCACTACCGCATCCCGCTCGCCGAAATCGTGTTCGACTTCTTCGACCAGTTGAAGAGCCGCACCAAGGGCTATGCTTCGCTCGACTACCACGAGGACGGCGAGCAGGCCGCCGATCTGGTGAAGGTCGACATTCTCATCCAAGGCGAGAAGGTCGATGCCTTCAGCGCCATCGTGCACCGCGATAAGGCATATTCCTACGGTGTGATGATGACGAAGAAGCTACGTGAGCTCATTCCGCGCCAACAGTTCGAGATTCCGATCCAAGCGGCCATCGGCTCACGCATCATCGCCCGCGAGAACATTCGCGCCCTGCGCAAGGACGTGCTTGCGAAGTGCTATGGCGGCGACATCTCACGCAAGCGCAAACTGTTGGAGAAGCAGAAGGCCGGCAAGAAGCGCATGAAGATGCTCGGACATGTCGAGGTGCCGCAGGAGGCGTTCATCGCCGCCCTGTCCACCGGCGATGCCGGCAACGACCGTGACACGAAGGACAAGATCCGCGCCGCCCAGAAGACCGAAGGCTGA
- the hemW gene encoding radical SAM family heme chaperone HemW — MFEVYIHVPFCMRRCGYCDFNTYTAIDMGAGASRGNYANMVIREMAIVRDWQERHGIVEPPAGTVFFGGGTPTILKAADLVAMLDAVRETWGIADNAEITTEANPDTVNADYVRELADGGFNRISFGMQSAVPHVLKTLDRTHTPENVEAGISAANAAGMRSSVDLIYGAPGESLDDWRTSVNTALDLGVNHISAYALTVAPNTTMGRRIAAGMLPTPDDDDEAAKYEIADALLSAAGLEWYEISNWARPGYESRHNLGYWRNVDWAGLGPGAHSHYDAPALFERGTARRGQADGEDSATALRSWDIAHPRLWGSAISEGRIPWAGSENITVEENLEETIMLGLRIRGGLDIARLGNAIAETTWRELEHDGLITVEHHHAIPTLRGRLLNDTIIAKLLESLD; from the coding sequence ATGTTCGAAGTCTACATTCATGTGCCGTTCTGCATGAGACGTTGCGGATATTGCGATTTCAACACGTATACCGCCATTGACATGGGTGCGGGCGCGTCCCGGGGCAACTATGCCAACATGGTGATTCGCGAGATGGCGATCGTGCGTGATTGGCAGGAACGTCACGGCATCGTCGAACCGCCGGCCGGCACTGTTTTCTTCGGCGGTGGCACGCCGACGATTCTCAAGGCCGCGGATCTGGTGGCCATGCTGGATGCCGTACGCGAGACATGGGGAATCGCGGACAACGCCGAGATCACCACCGAGGCGAACCCCGATACGGTGAACGCCGATTACGTGCGCGAGCTTGCCGACGGCGGCTTCAATCGTATTTCCTTCGGCATGCAGTCCGCGGTTCCGCACGTCCTGAAGACGCTTGACCGCACTCACACGCCGGAGAACGTCGAGGCTGGCATCTCGGCCGCGAATGCGGCCGGCATGCGTTCCAGCGTCGACCTGATCTATGGCGCGCCGGGGGAGAGCCTTGATGATTGGCGTACCTCCGTGAATACGGCCCTCGATCTGGGAGTCAACCATATTTCCGCATACGCGTTGACCGTGGCTCCGAACACCACCATGGGTCGGCGAATCGCGGCCGGCATGTTGCCGACCCCGGACGATGATGACGAGGCCGCCAAATACGAAATCGCCGATGCGCTACTGTCCGCGGCGGGACTTGAATGGTATGAAATCAGCAACTGGGCGCGTCCAGGTTACGAATCACGGCATAACCTCGGCTACTGGCGCAACGTCGACTGGGCCGGACTCGGACCCGGGGCGCATTCCCATTACGATGCACCCGCCCTTTTCGAGCGAGGAACCGCCAGAAGAGGCCAGGCCGATGGAGAGGACAGCGCGACGGCCCTGCGTTCCTGGGACATCGCACATCCGCGCCTGTGGGGTAGCGCCATCAGCGAGGGCAGGATCCCGTGGGCTGGCAGCGAGAACATCACCGTCGAGGAGAATCTCGAAGAGACCATCATGCTTGGCCTGCGTATTCGAGGGGGCCTTGACATCGCACGGCTCGGCAATGCCATCGCCGAAACCACATGGCGTGAGCTGGAGCATGACGGCCTGATCACCGTTGAGCATCATCATGCCATCCCCACGCTTCGCGGGCGCCTGCTCAACGACACCATCATCGCCAAACTGCTGGAATCATTGGACTGA